One Aquarana catesbeiana isolate 2022-GZ linkage group LG04, ASM4218655v1, whole genome shotgun sequence genomic region harbors:
- the LOC141140484 gene encoding uncharacterized protein, which produces MQHTDKDTTPVIPQHTQAEESIHNMPTNRSRCTSSRVSSQSDQTSASAESARSKRTSSRHSSCSNLSSTSAAAARAHAKAEAARALASYAIREAEMIREQGCIDEEHHMIKAKSKAEALRRKAEVKASLHIIKQEKIASAALAEAEVLMRAAEEQYREPSVIDTQMTPLSAIQRTCGYVQLHANMDTDQQSNDALESSRVPLAAGNFDIARCYKTEPELYYNKPSSYILRDQSVGPSGNQTNGDIIPPRENKNPAYSRKTCSKREQPHDYSGFNQASQPSYQPQTCPVFVPRKCSPEAAGVTDVTKYLIRREMVSSGLLKFDDRPENYWAWKSSFLNSTQELNMKDREKLDLLSKWLGPESTEQAKRIRSVHVHDATAGLTMLWQILEDCYGSPEVIEDALLKKIENYPKITNKDNQKLRELGDILLELEAAKAGGYLPGLSYLDTERGVKPVIEKLPYSLQERWITQASKYKEDHQVAFPPFSFFAKFIVNQAKIRIDPSFAFLNMGGSSSVKTEKQPSVHNKERRATVSVRKTEVPTEFEANQDKSSGMQFEDPDKQCPLHNKPHPLKKCRSFRCKTIEERKSYLKDKRICFRCCGSTQHVVKDCVKTIRCKECNNDNHLSALHPGPAPWKRENPVTQEDHGGEQNESALPAITSKCTEICTNTFSSRSCSKICLVKVYPAGLREKAIRMYAVLDEQSNRSLARTEFFHLFGDRGSPTPYTLKTCSGVVETSGRRANNYIIESLDGKTQLTLPTLIECDMIPDDRSEIPTPEIACHYPHLMQISDKIPVLDPGAAIILLLGRDILRVHKVREQYNGPHNAPFAQRLDLGWVIIGDVCLDGAHKPAKVNVYKTYMLQNGRTSCLSPCTNRIQIKERLVNPIQQQKVQSYMEAKTSSEDTDELGCKVFERTRDDDKPAPSVEDSLFLEIMDREVFIDESNSWVAPLPFRSPRRHLPNNKGQAVKRLTSLRRTLDRKTDMKEHFHDFMQKIFDSGQAEIAPPLEEKQECWYLPIFGVYHPQKPGQIRVVFDSSAKYEGLSLNDVLLSGPDLNNTLLGVLIRFRKERVAVTADVQQMFYCFLVRKDHRDYLRFLWYENNDFNKDVTEYRKKVHVFRNSPSPAVAIYNLRRAAQEGEEEHRTDAKQFVMRNFYVDDGLASFSSKEEAIDILKRTREMLAESNVRLHKIASNSSKVMEAFPSEDRAKDLKDLDLGTDSLPLQRSLGLSWDLKTDSFTFRVSREAIHEKRCLVHGQQPLRPPRICSPHNHARQGSYERNYY; this is translated from the coding sequence atgcagcatacagacaaggatactacaccagtcatccctcagcatacacaagcagaggaaagcatacacaatatgccaaccaacaggtcacgctgcacaagctccagagtctctagtcagtcggatcagacatcagctagtgctgaatctgccaggtccaagcgcactagctctagacattcaagctgctctaacctgtcatccaccagtgctgcagctgcaagggcccatgcaaaagcagaagccgcacgtgcactggcttcctatgcaatacgtgaagctgaaatgataagagaacagggctgcatagatgaagaacatcatatgattaaagctaaaagtaaagctgaagcacttagaagaaaagcagaggtgAAAGCATCTTTACATATTATCAAGCAAGAAAAAATAGCTTCAGCAGCCTTAGCTGAAGCCGAGGTGCTCATGAGAGCTGCCGAAGAACAGTACAGAGAGCCCTCTGTGATAGATACCCAGATGACACCACTCAGTGCAATCCAACGCACTTGTGGGTATGTACAATTGCACGCGAACATGGACACTGATCAACAGTCTAATGATGCATTAGAATCATCCAGGGTCCCGCTAGCAGCAGGCAACTTTGATATCGCTCGATGCTACAAGACTGAACCAGAACTTTACTATAACAAGCCAAGTAGTTACATACTCAGAGACCAATCTGTTGGTCCTTCAGGAAATCAAACGAATGGTGACATAATCCCTCCACGGGAAAATAAaaatccggcctatagcagaaagacTTGCAGTAAACGAGAACAACCACACGACTATAGTGGGTTTAACCAAGCATCCCAACCGTCTTACCAGCCACAGACATGCCCTGTGTTTGTTCCCAGAAAATGCTCACCTGaggcagcaggagtcacagatgtgacaaaatacttgATACGCCGTGAAATGGTGAGCTCTGGTCTCCTGAAGTTTGATGATCGTCCAGAAAACTATTGGGCCTGGAAGTCATCTTTTCTAAACAGCACCCAAGAATTAAATATGAAAGACAGGGAAAAGCTTGATCTACTCTCCAAATGGCTCGGACCAGAGTCCACTGAGCAAGCCAAAAGAATCAGGTCAGTACATGTTCATGATGCGACAGCAGGGCTTACAATGTTATGGCAGATATTGGAAGACTGCTATGGGTCACCTGAAGTAATTGAAGATGCACTtctgaagaaaattgaaaattatccaaaaataacaaacaaagacaatcagaagctgagagagcttggggacatacttttagagctggaggCGGCAAAGGCTGGTGGATACCTGCCAGGCCTCTCATATTTGGATACAGAACGTGGAGTGAAACCGGTAATCGAGAAGCTTCCTTACAGCTTACAAGAAAGATGGATCACGCAAGCATCAAAATACAAGGAAGATCATCAGGTAGCATTTCCACCTTTCTCCTTCTTCGCCAAATTCATTGTGAATCAAGCTAAAATACGCATTGACCCAAGCTTCGCCTTTTTGAACATGGGAGGCTCCAGTTCtgtaaagacagagaaacaacCTTCAGTGCACAATAAAGAACGTAGAGCAACAGTGTCTGTACGAAAGACAGAAGTACCGACTGAGTTTGAGGCCAACCAGGATAAAAGCTCAGGAATGCAATTTGAGGACCCAGATAAGCAGTGTCCACTACATAACAAGCCTCATCCACTAAAAAAATGTCGCAGTTTCAGATGCAAGACAATAGAGGAGCGCAAATCTTATCTTAAGGACAAGCGCATTTGTTTCAGATGCTGTGGTTCAACTCAACATGTTGTTAAAGACTGTGTGAAGACAATTcgatgcaaagaatgcaataatgacaaccatctgtctgctttacacccaggaccagcaccatggaaaagagagaatccggtaacccaagaagatcatggtggggagcaaaatgagagtgcattaccagcaataacctcaaagtgCACTGAGATCTGCACAAACACATTTAGCTCTAGATCATGCTCCAAGATATGTTTAGTCAAGGTGTATCCTGCAGGCCTCAGAGAGAAGGCAATCAGAATGTATGCAGTCTTGGATGAACAAAGTAACAGATCTTTGGCAAGAACAGAGTTCTTTCACCTCTTCGGGGACAGAGGAAGTCCAACTCCGTATACTTTGAAGACATGTTCAGGAGTTGTGGAGACATCAGGGAGAAGAGCAAACAACTACATCAtcgagtcattagatgggaaaacacagctgactctgcccactctcatagaatgtgatatgataccagatgatagatcagagatacccacacctgaaattgcatgtcactaccctcatctgatgcaaatatcagacaagattccagtactggacccaggtgctgcaattatccttctacttggaagagacatactgagagtgcacaaggtcagagagcaatacaacgggccacacaatgcaccatttgcacagcgtcttgaccttggatgggtcatcattggTGATGTATGTCTGGATGGAGCTCACAAGCCGGCAAAAGTGAATGTCTACAAAACATACATGTTGCAAAACGGCCGCACATCATGTCTTAGCCCCTGTACCAACAGGATACAGATTAAAGAGAGACTAGTCAACCCAATACAACAGCAGAAAGTTCAGAGTTACATGGAGGCCAAAACCTCATCTGAAGATACAGATGAGCTAGGATGCAAAGTGTTTGAAAGAACGCGagatgatgacaaaccagcaccatCTGTTGAAGATAGCCTCTTCCTTGAGATCATGGACAGAGAAGTCTTTATAGATGAGTCAAACAGCTGGGTAGCTCCACTACCTTTCCGTTCACCCCGTCGTCACCTTCCTAACAACAAAGGACAAGCAGTGAAGCGTCTCACCTCATTGCGACGCACTCTAGACAGAAAGACAGATATGAAGGAACACTTCCATGATTTCATGCAAAAGATCTTCGACAGTGGTCAAGCTGAAATAGCACcaccattggaagaaaaacaagaatgttggtacttaccaatatttggagtgtaccatcctcagaaaccaggacagatacgagtagtatttgactccagtgcaaagtatgaaggcctttccctaaacgatgtcctcctcagtggacctgacctgaataatacactccttggagtcctcatcaggttccgaaaagaacgtgttgcagtaacagcagatgtacaacaaatgttctactgtttccttgtccgcaaagatcacagagactacctgaggttcctgtggtatgaaaacaatgactttaacaaAGATGTTACAGAATACAGGAAGAAAGTACATGTGTTCAGGAACAGCCCCTCTCCAGCTGTAGCTATCTACAACCTGAGACGAGCAGCACAGGAAGGTGAAGAAGAGCACAGAACAGACGCCAAACAGTTTGTCATGAGGAATTTTTATGTAGACGATGGACTCGCTTCTTTCTCCAGCAAAGAAGAGGCTATCGACATCCTGAAAAGAACAAGAGAGATGTTAGCAGAATCTAACGTAAGGTTACACAAAATAGCGTCCAATAGCAGCAAAGTCATGGAAGCGTTTCCCTCAGAGGACCGTGCAAAAGACCTCAAGGACCTGGATCTAGGAACAGATTCACTGccccttcaaagaagtttagggctcagttgggatctcaaaaccgacagctttacatttagagtatccagagaagccattcacgagaagaggTGTCTTGTCCATGGTCAACAGCCTTTACGACCCCCTAGGATTTGTAGCCCCCATAACCATGCAAGGCAAGGCTCTTATGAGAGAAATTACTactga